CTTGGCAGGGAGTTCGATGGGGACACGCTCCACCACTTCCAGGCCGTGCCCTTCCAGCCCCACGATCTTTTTGGGATTGTTGGTCAAGATTTTCATGCGCCGCACACCGAGATTTTTCAAAATCTGTGCGCCGATCCCATAATCCCTGAGATCTGCCGGAAATCCCAGCTCTTCGTTGGCCTGGACCGTATCCAGGCCCTTATCCTGGAGGTTGTAGGCGTGCATTTTATTGATCAGACCAATCCCCCGCCCCTCCTGCCTGAGATAAACGATCACACCGTTGCCATCGGCACCGATCTGCTCCATGGCGGTGTGGAGTTGGTCGCCACAGTCGCAACGGAGGCTGCCGAACATGTCGCCGGTGAGGCATTCGGAGTGCACCCGGACCATGACCGGGGTATCGCTATCGATCTCCCCTTTGATCAAGGCAACGTGCTGGAAATCATCCACATCGTTTTGAAACACCACCAACCGCCACTCGCCGCCGTAGAAGGAGGGGAGCCGGGTTTCCACAGCACGGTGAACCAAGCATTCGTTGTCGGTGCGATAGGAGATCAGATCGGCAATGGTCGCGATCTTGAGCCCCTTCTCCCGGGCAAAGGTCATCAGATCCGGGACTCGGGCCATGGAGCCGTCGTCTTTGAGGATTTCGCAGATGACCGCCGCTGATTTTCTCCCCGCAAGCCTCGCCAGATCCACCGAGGCTTCGGTATGGCCAGCGCGCACCAGCACCCCTCCCTCACGGGCCACCAGGGGAAAGACATGTCCCGGGCGTGCCAGATCGCAGGCGGTGGATTTTTCGTCGATGGCGACCTCGATGGTGCGGGCGCGATCATGGGCGGAGATACCGGTCGTAACCCCGGTCGTCGCCTCAATGGAGACGGTGAAGGCGGTTTTAAATTTGGCGTCGTTGTTGACCACCATGAGGGGCAGCTGTAGCTCTTGAACCCGCTTCTGGGTGAGCGCCAGGCAGATCAGGCCGCGACCATGCATGGCCATAAAGTTGACAGCCTCGGGGGAGCAGCAGTCGGCGGGGATCACCAGATCCCCCTCATTTTCCCGGTCCTCGTCATCCACCAGGATAACCATCTTGCCCTGGCGAAAGTCTTCGATGACCTCTTCGATTCCGTTGAAAGTGAAGTTCATGGAGTTCAAACAAATCCTTTCTTTATGAGGTAGGCTTCATCGATGCCCCGGCTGGCTTTGCCCAGCCCCCCTTTGAGCAGGCGTTCCACATAGCGGCCCAAAAGATCGGTTTCGATGTTGACCTCTCCCCCCGGCCCAAGCCCGGTGAGGGTGGTTTTGAGCTGGGTGTGGGGAATGATGTTGACGGAAAAGCGGGTGGCTTCCCCCACATCCTCCACCTGATTGACCGTCAGGCTCACCCCGTCCACGGCGATGGAGCCTTTGGAGATAATATAGCGCCCCGCACTGGCTGGGACACGGAACCATATTTCGATGGAGCGGCCACGGGGTGCCGCGCGCTCAACTCTTCCCACCGCATCCACGTGTCCCTGGACGATGTGACCATCCAGCCGCCCCCCCACCGCCAGCGCCCGTTCCAGGTTGACCAGATCTCCCGGAGAGAGCTTGGCAAAGGTGGTGCGATGCACGCTTTCGGCGGAGACATCGACGCTAAAGTGACTGGCAGATTTTTCCACCACGGTCAGGCAGGCACCATTTACCGCAATGGATGCTCCCATGCGCACAGAGCTGAGATCAAAATCGCAGTTGATCCCCACCCGCCAATCCTGGCTTGATTTTTTCAGGCTGCGAACCGTGCCCACCTCTTCGATCAGACCGGTAAACATGGTGTTATGCAAAAGCCCCCTCTATCAAGATATCCTCGCCGATCATTTGGGTGGTGAGTCCGTCAACCCGCAAAGCTTCCCTCAAGCGCGCCACCCCCAGGCCATCCAGCACCCCAGGGGCATTCCGGCCACCGATCAGCTTGGGAGCAAGGAAGAGCGCCAGCCGATCTCCGAGTCCTGCTTCCAATAGAGCGCTGGTGAGCCT
This region of Magnetococcales bacterium genomic DNA includes:
- a CDS encoding bifunctional 3,4-dihydroxy-2-butanone-4-phosphate synthase/GTP cyclohydrolase II, with the translated sequence MNFTFNGIEEVIEDFRQGKMVILVDDEDRENEGDLVIPADCCSPEAVNFMAMHGRGLICLALTQKRVQELQLPLMVVNNDAKFKTAFTVSIEATTGVTTGISAHDRARTIEVAIDEKSTACDLARPGHVFPLVAREGGVLVRAGHTEASVDLARLAGRKSAAVICEILKDDGSMARVPDLMTFAREKGLKIATIADLISYRTDNECLVHRAVETRLPSFYGGEWRLVVFQNDVDDFQHVALIKGEIDSDTPVMVRVHSECLTGDMFGSLRCDCGDQLHTAMEQIGADGNGVIVYLRQEGRGIGLINKMHAYNLQDKGLDTVQANEELGFPADLRDYGIGAQILKNLGVRRMKILTNNPKKIVGLEGHGLEVVERVPIELPAKAGNASYLEAKQNKMGHLLEQFSANGSDG
- a CDS encoding riboflavin synthase — protein: MFTGLIEEVGTVRSLKKSSQDWRVGINCDFDLSSVRMGASIAVNGACLTVVEKSASHFSVDVSAESVHRTTFAKLSPGDLVNLERALAVGGRLDGHIVQGHVDAVGRVERAAPRGRSIEIWFRVPASAGRYIISKGSIAVDGVSLTVNQVEDVGEATRFSVNIIPHTQLKTTLTGLGPGGEVNIETDLLGRYVERLLKGGLGKASRGIDEAYLIKKGFV